Proteins from one Podospora pseudoanserina strain CBS 124.78 chromosome 1, whole genome shotgun sequence genomic window:
- the MIC13 gene encoding MICOS complex subunit mic13 (EggNog:ENOG503NYKI; COG:C) has product MSDGARKTSPKSTFHFLAGLSSGITSAVLLQPIDLLKTRVQQRTSHSTPHHPHGASALRLALAEIRSAPHLLPALWRGAVPSALRTGFGSAIYFTSLNSIRHRLSSPALANASNHSSTLPKLSHIANLTSGAVARSFAGFILMPLTVLKVRYESTLYNYNSLPRAALDIYRHEGIRGFFSGFGATAIRDAPYAGLYILFYEQSKKHLSNLYMDKSGNGGAATINFASAIFSGAVCSAISNPFDAVKTRIQLQPDGYRNMVHAAKRMVSEEGLRSLMDGLGLRMGRKAASSALAWTVYEELIRRAEGSWTKKDGVRGGEKEAGKL; this is encoded by the exons ATGTCCGATGGCGCCCGCAAGACGTCTCCGAAGTCGA CCTTCCACTTCCTAGCCGGCCTCTCCTCCGGCATAACCTccgccgtcctcctccaaccaatTGACCTCCTCAAAACCCGCGTCCAGCAACGAACCTCCCACTCCACCCCGCATCACCCCCACGGCGCCTCGGCCCTccgcctcgccctcgccgaaATCCGCTCGgctcctcacctcctcccagcccTATGGCGCGGTGCCGTTCCCTCGGCCTTGCGAACCGGCTTCGGCTCCGCAATCTacttcacctccctcaactcgATCCGTCACCGTCTGTCCTCTCCAGCGTTAGCCAACGCGAGTaaccactcctccaccctcccgaAACTTTCCCACATCGCCAATTTGACATCGGGAGCAGTAGCCAGGAGTTTCGCGGGGTTTATTCTCATGCCTTTGACGGTGCTGAAGGTGAGATATGAGTCGACATTGTACAACtacaactccctcccccgcgcaGCGCTAGACATCTACCGACACGAGGGCATCCGTGGGTTCTTCTCCGGCTTCGGCGCCACCGCTATCCGGGACGCTCCCTATGCTGGTCTCTACATATTATTCTACGAACAGTCCAAAAAgcacctctccaacctctacATGGACAAATCCGGAAACGGAGGCGCAGCCACAATCAACTTTGCCAGCGCGATATTCTCCGGGGCGGTCTGCTCGGCGATCAGCAACCCGTTTGATGCGGTTAAGACGAGGATCCAGCTTCAGCCGGATGGCTACAGGAATATGGTGCATGCCGCCAAGAGGATGGTGAGCGAGGAAGGGCTGAGGAGCTTGATGGATGGGctggggttgaggatggggaggaaggcggcgagCAGTGCGCTTGCTTGGACGGTGTATGAGGAGTTGATTAGACGGGCGGAGGGGAGCTGGACGAAGAAGGATGGGGTtaggggaggggagaaggaggcggggaAGTTATAA
- a CDS encoding hypothetical protein (COG:U; EggNog:ENOG503NU7N), which translates to MADLLYDLLLPSGSSSSPTTTPDASLLEYLTTLASQPLSSLESSEPQALAHSSHALLLSLQSLSKKSHKQIIESATHHASLRTTLPALAASTAELRNALPKLDSEAVRFATTYNRDSDNDVLARRKKALLLSRNVERLVDVLELPPLLSSSISTAPVNYSSALDLNGHIRRLHSLYPKSPLVTSISAEADDVMRNMAANLILSLKAPGLKLPAALRTISWLRRVLPDLEAVATAPTNNGSKSSDARERALGAVLLVCRLATLMTMLEALEPLRELADQEKARQKAIGSGNAWSGGQQTERYLKRYIEIFREQSFAIVNMFLKLFPTTTAVATDGPAATTGSDDPLEPIPSALATFPLYLVDMLLETLRVYLPTVKDQGARDSLLTQVLYCAGSLERLGGDFGLFLASLEVGPEAEEEWVEVVKRHKALAGRLESIVGEQKKG; encoded by the coding sequence ATGGCGGACCTTTTATATGATCTTCTTTTACCGTCAGGGTCGTCTTCATCCCCAACGACGACTCCCGATGCGAGTTTACTCGAGTACCTCACAACACTGGCGTCCCAGCCATTATCATCACTCGAATCAAGCGAACCTCAAGCGCTCGCACACTCATCTCACGCGCTCCTGCTCTCACTTCAGTCGCTTTCCAAGAAATCTCACAAGCAGATCATCGAATCGGCAACTCATCACGCGTCACTCCGCACTACGTTGCCTGCCTTGGCAGCGAGCACCGCTGAGCTGCGAAATGCCCTCCCAAAGCTGGATAGTGAAGCAGTGCGGTTCGCAACCACCTACAACAGAGACAGCGACAATGATGTTCTCGCCCGGCGAAAAAAGGCGTTGCTTCTCTCGCGCAACGTCGAGCGGCTCGTCGACGTCCTCGAGCTAccgcccctcctctcctcgtctATCTCGACAGCCCCAGTCAACTACTCGTCAGCACTGGACTTGAACGGTCATATCCGGCGACTGCACTCGCTCTACCCAAAGTCACCTCTTGTTACATCCATTTCCGCCGAGGCTGACGATGTCATGCGAAATATGGCggccaacctcatcctctctctcaaaGCTCCTGGTCTCAAACTCCCTGCTGCCCTCCGAACCATCAGCTGGCTTCGCAGAGTCTTGCCGGATTTGGAGGCAGTTGCCACTGCACCAACAAACAACGGCTCAAAGAGTAGCGATGCTCGGGAGAGGGCGCTGGGGGCAGTGTTGCTTGTCTGCCGCCTGGCAACCCTCATGACAATGCTCGAAGCCCTCGAACCACTTAGGGAACTCGCCGATCAAGAAAAGGCCCGCCAAAAGGCCATTGGCAGCGGAAACGCCTGGTCTGGTGGGCAGCAGACGGAAAGATATCTGAAGCGGTACATTGAGATCTTCCGTGAGCAGAGTTTTGCTATCGTGAACATGTTCCTCAAGCTGTTTCCGACTACCACGGCAGTGGCAACAGATGGGCCAGCAGCGACAACTGGGAGCGATGATCCACTAGAGCCGATTCCATCTGCGCTTGCTACTTTCCCTCTCTACTTGGTCGACATGCTATTGGAGACCCTACGCGTGTATTTGCCTACCGTGAAAGACCAGGGAGCGAGGGACAGTCTGCTCACTCAGGTTCTGTATTGCGCAGGAAGTTTGGAAAGATTGGGAGGTGAttttgggttgtttttggcgAGCTTGGAGGTTGGACcagaggcggaggaggagtgggttgaggttgtcaagagACACAAGGCGTTGGCTGGGAGGCTGGAGTCTATCGTGggggagcagaagaaggggtgA
- a CDS encoding hypothetical protein (EggNog:ENOG503P128; COG:S): MPRSSYLSSDDESVDITYRRYSAARDRSRGPSGPPPPPPPGGPPHFIQTVVRDARDTRPSGPTGYFQGPSFLNSTDQREMTMVRARSRERRSPPIVAGPPQPPPPPAVVINQNRINQGQGRSRRGSSSSSDESSHVSSRFHHHSHSRHRSHSRVGHSRSSSTHSHLEDARERWELERAREQLRAMQVSNERREQERQLDRYNDEKFGRAQADWELERLRREDEARRREEMAEEKANRNKSDWELEQLRREKEARRAQEMAEEKANRNKSDWELEQYRREKEAKRQQERMAEASSRDKASWELAHYRKEKEEMETREQMEARLKLQQLREKDEAEAARQRYELEKFLKEEEERQIREKYTDEYELDRLRHEIGRIKRREEEMKRERHEEEERQLRDAKAELDRIKKKEEEARREKQKEEEQEYKMGKAELDRLKRQKEQEERDRHYKEDAEFRAAKAELDKIKAEKARKAEEERIAREIELKKLAEEKKAAEEKARREKEEEEAVARWKAKEAERIAKEKAEEEAREKEFQRRLQEQLIHSGLDEKAIEAILKKEKIKKDKEKRDREDERERERERERDNNNQIARPTYTRMSLRHLDIETLAHFRIEWEWDAEPGYILIKRWVPEWEQQQLWEHTKKIRIVEKRKEEKVVLKIKDHREEDDKYEFVRRRRRSKSPSLLMYLAGGRPA; encoded by the exons atgccCCGGTCTTCTTACTTGTCGAGTGACGACGAGTCCGTCGACATCACCTACAGGCGCTATTCTGCTGCCCGCGACCGGTCTAGAGGGCCTTCtggcccccctcctcctcctcctcctggtgGCCCGCCTCATTTCATCCAGACTGTAGTCCGCGATGCCCGGGACACCCGCCCTTCGGGTCCCACGGGTTACTTCCAGGGCCCTTCATTCCTCAACTCCACCGACCAGCGAGAAATGACCATGGTCCGCGCCCGCTCAAGAGAGCGccgctcccctcccatcGTCGCCggccctccccagccccctccccctccggccGTGGTGATCAACCAGAACAGGATcaaccaaggccaaggtcgGTCCCGCCGcggctccagctcctcctcggacgAGTCCAGCCATGTCTCCTCCCGctttcaccaccactcccactcgCGGCACCGCTCCCACTCCCGCGTGGGCCACTCCCGTTCCTCGTCCACTCACTCCCACCTCGAAGACGCCCGCGAAAGGTGGGAGCTCGAGCGGGCCCGGGAGCAGCTCCGCGCCATGCAGGTCAGCAACGAGCGCAGGGAGCAGGAGCGCCAGCTCGACCGCTACAACGACGAGAAGTTTGGCCGGGCCCAGGCCGACTGGGAGCTGGAGCGCCTCCGCCGCGAGGACGAAGCCCGCCGGcgggaggagatggccgaggagaaggccaaccGGAACAAGTCCGACTGGGAGCTCGAGCAGCTCCGCCGCGAAAAGGAGGCGAGGCGGGCGCAGGAgatggccgaggagaaggccaaccGCAACAAGTCCGACTGGGAGCTCGAGCAGTACCGCCGTGAGAAAGAGGCCAAGCGCCAGCAGGAGCGCATGGCGGAGGCGTCCTCGCGGGACAAAGCCAGCTGGGAGCTGGCGCACTAccgcaaggagaaggaggagatggaaacCCGGGAGCAGATGGAGGCCCGGCTCAAGCTTCAGCAATTGAGAGAAAAGGATGAGGCGGAGGCTGCTAGGCAGAGGTATGAGCTCGAGAAGTTcctcaaggaggaggaggagaggcagatCAGAGAGAAGTACACCGATGAGTACGAGCTTGATAGGCTCCGGCATGAGATTGGCCGCATCAAGCGtcgtgaggaggagatgaagcgGGAGAGgcacgaggaggaggagcgccaGCTGAGAGAcgccaaggccgagcttgACCGGataaagaagaaggaggaggaagccaggagggagaagcagaaggaggaggagcaggagtaCAAGATGGGCAAGGCTGAGCTGGACAGGCTCAAGAGgcagaaggagcaggaggagcgtGATAGGCACTATAAAGAAGACGCCGAATTCCGCGCGGCCAAGGCAGAGCTCGATAAGatcaaggctgagaaggctCGCAAGGCGGAGGAAGAGCGGATCGCCCGGGAGAtcgagctcaagaagctcgccgaggagaagaaagctgctgaggaaaaggcaaggagggagaaggaggaggaagaggctgttGCTCGGtggaaggccaaggaagccGAGCGGAtcgccaaggagaaggccgaggaggaggccagaGAGAAGGAGTTCCAACGCCGCCTCCAGGAGCAACTCATCCACTCCGGCCTCGACGAGAAGGCCATTGAGGCCAtcctgaagaaggagaagatcaagaaagacaaggagaagagggacagggaggatgagagggaaCGCGAAAGGGAACGCGAGagggacaacaacaatcaGATTGCCAGGCCGACCTACACCAGAATGTCCCTGAGGCACTTGGACATTGAGACGTTGGCCCATTTCAGGAtcgagtgggagtgggatgcG GAGCCCGGTTACATCCTCATCAAGCGCTGGGTGCCCGagtgggagcagcagcagctctggGAGCACACCAAAAAGATCCGCATCGtcgagaagaggaaggaggagaaggtcgtcctcaagatcaaggaccaccgcgaggaggacgacaagTACGAGTTTgtgcgccgccgccgtcggtCCAAGTCCCCCAGTTTGCTCATGTACTTGGCTGGTGGCCGGCCCGCGTGA
- a CDS encoding hypothetical protein (COG:O; EggNog:ENOG503P4ET), protein MAARNYIKLTLGLSQLVREIESQAIAAQQQIGLVRTQMASKQREMRLAQLTRSEISSLPPDTAVYEGVGKMFVGLPVPTLQEKLSSQVKENETELEALSKRLHYLETTDKNSREHIEKMLKGQA, encoded by the exons ATGGCGGCAAGAAATTACATCAAATTAACCTTGGGCCTTTCGCAGCTCGTCAGAGAGATCGAGTCGCAGGCCATCGCTGCGCAACAGCAAATCGGCCTGGTCCGCACTCAGATGGCGTCCAAGCAGCGTGAGATGCGGCTAGCCCAGCTGACGCGCAGCGAGATCTCATCATTGCCACCCGACACGGCTGTCTACGAGGGAGTCGGGAAAAT GTTCGTTGGGCTTCCGGTGCCCACGTTGCAGGAGAAACTGAGCTCTCAGGTCAAGGAGAATGAGACCGAGTTGGAGGCTCTGTCCAAGAGGCTGCACTACCTCGAGACGACGGACAAGAATAGCCGGGAGCACATTGAGAAGATGCTCAAGGGACAGGCTTAA
- a CDS encoding hypothetical protein (EggNog:ENOG503PGI7), whose translation MSTMDDTWTSPELKVKKRGRYGRRDYERFDHIASSHMRAGRGSIGKVEVDCRFMFTKSRWGVLGESQNPAGILYLDLDFHQPPDCKLESATVSVKLTEEDGEDARIEHRSSCPVKFTDHYGPKHIRGRETLVQTRKLVNRTPNVNVLGYGAGGLGIDKEKTVTGGSRWNFEGHISSTKGSIWYNTLKWELKENTFEYQPSHNNLIHTAFVLEHNATRFYMTVEISGKLSKFSDEFMKMFKFRDGKKEIVTKIEWANGYSCPLRLDRMARELHLQMEYENMARIPMEMPDALPAHYRPVATSPMPPVYHPQQPSVETMPPTGRIEEVSSGNIDGNVRISQPDRPPPLPASDSLDSLRIASGLIPPPVAHEQASPEADQVSETLGSTTCVNSSEDADEDEQSGSGNSSSTESTAAEETKEVRPQKGSPVDMGNPVSIWLRGIMLVWLAMLARAIGASVVEATSNPKVKMIEGDKIERRKGPKSALRSTTPKKATSTGT comes from the coding sequence ATGTCAACAATGGACGACACATGGACCTCACCCGAGCTGAAGGTCAAAAAGCGTGGGAGATATGGACGGCGCGATTATGAACGATTCGACCATATAGCCTCATCCCACATGCGAGCCGGCCGTGGAAGCATTGGCAAAGTCGAGGTTGATTGCCGCTTCATGTTCACCAAATCCCGCTGGGGTGTACTTGGGGAGTCACAGAACCCAGCTGGCATATTGTACCTCGATCTAGActttcaccaacccccagaCTGCAAACTCGAGTCTGCAACTGTATCTGTGAAATTGaccgaggaagatggcgaagaCGCACGCATTGAGCATCGCTCCTCTTGCCCAGTCAAATTCACCGACCATTACGGCCCAAAACACATCCGCGGCCGAGAAACCTTGGTCCAAACGAGAAAGCTCGTCAATCGAACGCCAAATGTCAACGTGTTGGGATATGGTGCCGGTGGGCTGGGTAtcgacaaagaaaagaccgTGACTGGGGGGAGTCGCTGGAACTTTGAGGGTCATATCTCCTCGACGAAGGGCTCGATCTGGTACAACACTTTGAAATgggagctgaaggagaaCACATTCGAGTATCAACCATCACACAACAACCTTATCCACACAGCCTTCGTGCTCGAGCACAATGCGACACGGTTCTATATGACGGTCGAGATTAGCGGAAAACTCTCCAAGTTCTCAGACGAGTTCATGAAGATGTTCAAGTTCCGTGACGGGAAAAAGGAAATAGTTACCAAGATTGAATGGGCAAACGGTTACTCATGCCCGCTCCGGCTGGATCGAATGGCTCGTGAGCTGCATCTGCAGATGGAGTACGAAAACATGGCGAGGATCCCGATGGAAATGCCCGATGCTTTGCCAGCACACTATCGGCCTGTGGCCACGTCTCCAATGCCGCCGGTATACCATCCGCAACAGCCCAGTGTCGAGACAATGCCACCAACGGGGAGGATAGAGGAAGTGTCGTCGGGAAACATCGACGGGAATGTCAGGATATCACAACCGGAccggcctcctccacttcccgCCAGCGACTCTCTAGACAGCTTGCGAATAGCATCGGGGCTCATTCCTCCGCCAGTAGCTCACGAGCAAGCCAGTCCAGAGGCAGATCAAGTCTCGGAAACTTTGGGCTCCACCACTTGTGTAAACTCGTCCGAGGAtgccgatgaggatgaaCAGAGCGGCAGCGGGAACAGTTCGAGTACTGAGAGCACGGCTGCGGAAGAAACCAAGGAGGTTAGACCACAAAAAGGTAGCCCAGTGGATATGGGTAACCCGGTCTCGATATGGCTGAGAGGCATCATGCTGGTGTGGTTGGCCATGCTGGCTCGCGCAATTGGTGCGTCAGTGGTGGAAGCAACGTCGAATCCGAAGGTCAAGATGATCGAAGGCGACAAGATCGAAAGGAGGAAAGGACCAAAAAGTGCATTACGTTCAACAACGCCTAAAAAGGCAACATCAACAGGAACTTGA